A stretch of DNA from Phenylobacterium koreense:
GCCAGATCAAGCTGATGAAGCAGGCCCGCGCCGAGACCGGGGCGAAGATGACCATCGCCGTGGCCGGCTGCGTCGCCCAGGCCGAGGGCGAGCAGATCATGCAACGCCAGCCGGCGGTGGACCTGGTCGTCGGCCCGCAGGCCTATCACCAGCTTCCCGAGCTGATCGCCCGCGCCCACCGCGCCCGCGGCGAGCGCCTGGCCGCGGACTTCGCCGCCGACGAGAAGTTCGACGCCCTGCCGACCGAGCGCAATCCGGACGGCGTCACCGCCTTCCTCACCGTGCAGGAGGGTTGCGACAAGTTCTGCACCTTCTGCGTGGTGCCCTATACCCGGGGCGGAGAGTGGTCGCGGCCGGTGGAGACGATCCTGGCCGAGGCCCGCGACCTGGCCGCCAAGGGCGTGCGCGAGGTCACCCTGCTGGGCCAGAACGTCAACGCCTATGCGGGCGAGGGCGGCCTGGCGGGCCTGGCCCGCAAGCTGGCCAAGATCGAAGGCCTGGACCGCATCCGCTACACGACCAGCCACCCGGCCGACATGGACGAGGCGCTGATCGAGGCCCATGCCGAGCTGCCCCAACTCATGCCCTACCTGCACCTGCCGGTGCAGTCGGGGTCGAACAAGATCCTCAAGGCGATGAACCGCGCCCACACGGCCGACAGCTATCTGCGTCTGGTGGAGAAGATCCGCGCGGCCCGGCCCGACATCGCCATGTCCGGCGACTTCATCGTCGGCTTCCCCGGCGAGCGCGAGGCGGACTTCGAGGCGACGCTGCAGCTCGTGCGCGAGATCGGATATGCGGCCGCCTTCACCTTCAAGTATTCGCGTCGCCCGGGCACCCCGGCCGCGGCCCTGCCGGGCCAGGTGGAGGAGGCGGTGAAGGACGAACGCCTGGCGCGCCTCAACGCCCTGCTGGACGAGCAGCAGCGCGCCTTCAACGCCGCCCAGGCGGGCAAGGTGCTGCCGGTGCTGTTCGAAAAGCCCGGCCGCCATCCCGGCCAGCTTTCGGGCCGCAGCCCCTACCTGCAGGCGGTGCACGTCGAGGGGCCGGATCGTTTGATCGGACAGATCGTTCCGGTTCGCATCGAGGTCGCCAACAAGATGAGCCTTGCCGGGGTGCTCGAGATGGAGACCGCGTGAGCAGGCCCGAATACGTTCCCCTGTCGGACGCCGCCCTGCGTGCGGTGGCCGGCGAGGCCAGCCGGCACGCGGCGCTCATCGAAGACGCCTTCAACGTCCTGATCGAAACCCCCGGCGGCGGCGTCTCCATCGACGGTGACGCCAAATCGCGCAACGCCGCCAAGCAGGCGGTCTCGGCCATCGCCGCCCAGGCCGACGCCGGCCGCGAGGTCGGCGAGGCCGACGTGCGGGTGGCGATCGGCTCCGCGCGCTCGGGCGCCGGCAAGTCGCCGGCCGGGCTGCCCACGGGGCGCCGCGGCCAGGTTTCGCCGCGCACTGCGGGCCAGGCGCGCTATCTGCAGGCCCTGGCCAATTGCGAGCTGGTCTTCGGGCTTGGCCCGGCCGGCACCGGCAAGACCTTCCTGGCGGTCGCCCATGGGGCGGGCCTCTTGCTGCGCGGCGAAGTCGATCGGTTGATCGTTTCGCGCCCGGCCGTCGAGGCCGGCGAACGCCTCGGCTTCCTGCCCGGCGACCTGACCGAGAAGGTCGATCCCTACATGGCCCCGGTCTGGGAGGCGCTGACCGACATCCTGGGCGCCGAACAGTTCCGCCGGCGGCGGGAGAAGGGCGAGATCGAGGTCGCGCCGATCGCCTTCCTGCGCGGCAGGACTCTCAGCCACGCCTTCGTCATCGTGGACGAGGCCCAGAACACCACCCGGCTGCAGATGAAAATGGTGCTGACCCGGATCGGCGAGGGCTCGCGCATGGCCGTGACCGGCGACCCGACCCAGATCGACCTGGTCAACCCGGCGGACTCGGGCCTGGCGCACGCCGTGGGTCTGCTGGAGGGCCTCGAGGGCGTGGGGGTAAACCGGTTCTCTGCGGAAGATATCGTGCGCCATCCGATGGTTGAGCGTATCGTCAGGGCCTACGACGCCGATGCGGCCAAGAGCGGACGCGCGATTTGATCGACATCGAAATCGAAGACCAAGCCTGGAGCGATGCGCTGCAGGACGTCGAGGATCTGGTGGAGGACGCCGCGCTGGCGGCGCTGGCGGAGATCGATTTCGGGGGCGGGGCGATCACCCTGCTGCTGACCGACGACGAAAGCGTTCGCGAGCTGAACGCCCGCTTCCGCGGCAAGGACTACGCGACCAACGTCCTGTCCTTTCCCGCCCCGCAGAACCCGGAGGGTCACCTTGGCGACATCGCGCTCGGCTATGGGGTCTGCGCGCGCGAGGCGGCCGAGCAGGGAAAGCCGCTCGCCCATCATCTGCAGCACCTTGTGGCGCACGGCGTGCTGCATCTTGTAGGATACGATCACGAGACCGACGCCGAGGCCGAACAGATGGAAGGTCTTGAGCGCGTCATCCTGGCCGGGCTGGGGGTTCCAGACCCCTACGCGGCTGAGCAGGGAGACCATGACTAACTCTTCGGACGGGATATCCAGTCCGCCCGAATCCCCCAGGCGCAGCCGGGGGCTTCGGGCGTTGCTTCGCAGGCTTCGCCGTGTGGGCGAGACGCCAGCGCCGCCGGTCAGCGCGCCGGAGGCCAACGACATGGTCGAGCAGGCTGCGGCGTTCCAGTCCATGCGCGTGGCCGACGTCATGACGCCGCGCGTAGACATCGTCGCGGTGGAGCTTTCGACGCCGTTCGCCGAGGTGGTCGCGCGGTTCGCGGAGTCCGAGCACAGCCGGATGCCGATCTATCGCGAGACGCTGGACGACCCGGTCGGCGTGATTCACGTGAAGGACATCTTCCGCCTGCTGGCGGGCCGGGGCCAGCGTCCAGGGCCGCAAGACCTGATCCTGCAGAAGCTGCGCCGCGAGGTGCTGTACGTGCCGGGCTCCATGCGCGCGGCCGACCTGCTGCGGCGCATGCAGGCCGAGCGCAACCACATGGCCATGGTCATCGACGAATTCGGTGGCACCGATGGGCTGGTGACCATCGAGGACCTGGTCGAGGCGGTCGTCGGCGACATCGACGACGAGCACGACGAGGCGACGGTGGTCGCCGTGACGGTGCGCCCCGGCGGCGTCTACGACGTCGACGCCCGCGCGCCGCTCGAGAAGCTCGAAGCCGTGATGGGCGAAGACCTGGCGCCGGACGATCTCGACGAGGAGATCGATACGGTGGGCGGGCTGGTTTCGGCCCTGGCCGGGCGGGTGCCGCAGCGCGGCGAGGTGATCCCACATCCGGCCGGCTACGCGATTGAGGTGCTCGAGTCCGATGCGCGGCGGGTCAAGCGCGTGCGTTTCTCTCCGGCGCCCCCTGTCGAAACGGCGCAAGAGGCGTGACCTGAAACTCTCCTCGTCCTCGACCTGGCGTCTCCTGGCGGTGCTGGGCGGGCTGGCCGCCGGCCTGGCCCACCCGCCTTTCGGACTGCTCCCCGGCCTGCTGGGCTATGGCCTTTTCATGCGCGCCGTGGAGACGACGGGCCCGAGGCCGCTCAGATCGTCCTTCTTCCGGGGCTGGCTGGCCGGGCTCGGCTATTTCGCGATCAGCGTCTGGTGGATCACCGAGGCGTTCCTGGTGGATGCGGCCGCCCACGGCTGGATGGCCCCCTTCGCCCTGCTGTTCATGGCCGGCGGCCTTTCCCTGTTCTGGGGGGTGGCTGGGTTGCTCTATCGCGTCGCCGACGTCAGGGGACCCTGGCGGGTGCTGGTCTTCGCCGGGATCGTGGCCCTGGCGGAGTGGACCCGCGGCCATGTCTTCACGGGGTTTCCGTGGAACCTGCCCGGCGAGACCTGGCGGGCCGGAGGCCCGGTCTCGCAGGCTTCCGCCCTGATCGGACCCTATGGGCTCACTTGGGTGACGGTGGCGGCCGCGGCGGCCTTCGCCCTGGCGTTCGACCGGGGCGGCCGCGCCGCCCGCATCCTGCCGCCGGCATTGGCGGCGGCGGTCCTGCTGGCGCTCGCGGGCTTCGGCGCATGGCGCCTGCAGGGCGCTCCGCCGGTCAGCGACGGCGCGCCGCTCATTCGCATCGTCCAGGCCAACATCGACCAGAAGGACAAGTGGCGGCCGGAGAATCTCGACGCCATCATCGACACCTATGTCAGCCTGTCCCGGACGCCCGCCGGCGCTTCGCCCCAGATCGTGGTCTGGCCGGAGGGCGCTCTGCCAGCGGTCATCGACGACCTGCTGGCGCCCGGAAGCCCTTATGCGGCGCGCCTGGCCTCGGCGGTGGAGCCGGGCCAATCCCTGCTGCTGGGCGCCAATCGCGCCGATTACGCCCCGGACGGAGGGGTCGACTACTTCAACAGCCTGATCGCCCTGCGCCGCACCGCCGTCGGGCTGCAGGTGACGGGCGTCTATGACAAGCATCGGCTGGTCCCCTTCGGGGAATTCCTGCCGTTCGGCGAGCTCGCCACCAGTCTCGGCATCCGAAGCCTGGTCCATATGCCGGAGGACTTCACGGCCGGGC
This window harbors:
- a CDS encoding PhoH family protein encodes the protein MSRPEYVPLSDAALRAVAGEASRHAALIEDAFNVLIETPGGGVSIDGDAKSRNAAKQAVSAIAAQADAGREVGEADVRVAIGSARSGAGKSPAGLPTGRRGQVSPRTAGQARYLQALANCELVFGLGPAGTGKTFLAVAHGAGLLLRGEVDRLIVSRPAVEAGERLGFLPGDLTEKVDPYMAPVWEALTDILGAEQFRRRREKGEIEVAPIAFLRGRTLSHAFVIVDEAQNTTRLQMKMVLTRIGEGSRMAVTGDPTQIDLVNPADSGLAHAVGLLEGLEGVGVNRFSAEDIVRHPMVERIVRAYDADAAKSGRAI
- a CDS encoding hemolysin family protein — translated: MTNSSDGISSPPESPRRSRGLRALLRRLRRVGETPAPPVSAPEANDMVEQAAAFQSMRVADVMTPRVDIVAVELSTPFAEVVARFAESEHSRMPIYRETLDDPVGVIHVKDIFRLLAGRGQRPGPQDLILQKLRREVLYVPGSMRAADLLRRMQAERNHMAMVIDEFGGTDGLVTIEDLVEAVVGDIDDEHDEATVVAVTVRPGGVYDVDARAPLEKLEAVMGEDLAPDDLDEEIDTVGGLVSALAGRVPQRGEVIPHPAGYAIEVLESDARRVKRVRFSPAPPVETAQEA
- the ybeY gene encoding rRNA maturation RNase YbeY — its product is MIDIEIEDQAWSDALQDVEDLVEDAALAALAEIDFGGGAITLLLTDDESVRELNARFRGKDYATNVLSFPAPQNPEGHLGDIALGYGVCAREAAEQGKPLAHHLQHLVAHGVLHLVGYDHETDAEAEQMEGLERVILAGLGVPDPYAAEQGDHD
- the lnt gene encoding apolipoprotein N-acyltransferase, whose product is MAVLGGLAAGLAHPPFGLLPGLLGYGLFMRAVETTGPRPLRSSFFRGWLAGLGYFAISVWWITEAFLVDAAAHGWMAPFALLFMAGGLSLFWGVAGLLYRVADVRGPWRVLVFAGIVALAEWTRGHVFTGFPWNLPGETWRAGGPVSQASALIGPYGLTWVTVAAAAAFALAFDRGGRAARILPPALAAAVLLALAGFGAWRLQGAPPVSDGAPLIRIVQANIDQKDKWRPENLDAIIDTYVSLSRTPAGASPQIVVWPEGALPAVIDDLLAPGSPYAARLASAVEPGQSLLLGANRADYAPDGGVDYFNSLIALRRTAVGLQVTGVYDKHRLVPFGEFLPFGELATSLGIRSLVHMPEDFTAGPEPGPMRARGMPPVQPLICYEALFPRFAENAAVRAGLRPRWLLNVSNDAWFGATSGPWQHLNIASYRAIENGLPMVRSTPTGVSAVIDAYGRAPAERRLGLGAVGVIDARLPPAISATPYNFIGETAFAMMLLLSLAIVGFRHLGRR
- the miaB gene encoding tRNA (N6-isopentenyl adenosine(37)-C2)-methylthiotransferase MiaB; amino-acid sequence: MTAPAPTKRLYIKTYGCQMNVYDSERMADVLAPLGYGVTDSPDEADLVVLNTCHIREKATEKVYSELGQIKLMKQARAETGAKMTIAVAGCVAQAEGEQIMQRQPAVDLVVGPQAYHQLPELIARAHRARGERLAADFAADEKFDALPTERNPDGVTAFLTVQEGCDKFCTFCVVPYTRGGEWSRPVETILAEARDLAAKGVREVTLLGQNVNAYAGEGGLAGLARKLAKIEGLDRIRYTTSHPADMDEALIEAHAELPQLMPYLHLPVQSGSNKILKAMNRAHTADSYLRLVEKIRAARPDIAMSGDFIVGFPGEREADFEATLQLVREIGYAAAFTFKYSRRPGTPAAALPGQVEEAVKDERLARLNALLDEQQRAFNAAQAGKVLPVLFEKPGRHPGQLSGRSPYLQAVHVEGPDRLIGQIVPVRIEVANKMSLAGVLEMETA